The genomic stretch ggctcggcgctgccccACTGCAGCATGTGCGGGAGCAGATGGCCACAGCCCTGCGGCAGCTCCGGGACCTGGAGGAGCAGGTGAAAACCATCCCCCTCCTGGAGATGCAGATCTGTGAGCTGAAGAGGGAGAAGGCAAAGCTGATGGAGAAGCTGTCAGTGGAGCCTGGCGAGGCTTTCGGCCACCCCCCTGGCTCTGAGGCTGTGGCAGTGGGCGAGGAGCTGCCCCAAGCAGGGCTGGAGAGCGAAGCAGAGCCAGCAAAGGGACGAGCGAGCAAGATCGCGGAGCTGAGGAAGCTGACGGAGAAGCTGGCTGTGCCGGAGCGGGGCAGCAGGGCTTGGCCGAGCAGGAGCCCCAGGGCTGCCGAGAGGCCGTGCCGCTCCGTGGCAGTGGGTGAGGACCGGGCCATGACCGATGCTGTCTTCTACTACCGGTCACAGCAGGAGGGCAGCGACACGCCGGACGGCGGGGCGAAGGAACGCAGGGACGCAGCCGTCTGGGTGCTGGAGTCTTCACTGGGGCTGGCCAGCGAGGCGGagcgggagctggagctgctgcagcagacgGTGGGGCACCAGAAGGAGGTGATCGCCCTGATGGAGGGGCACCTGCGGGAGGCCACgcgggagctggaggagctgcggCTGGAGGTGTGCGCCCGCCGGCCCAGTGGGGGGGTGGACAAGGAGGTGACGGCCAAGCCGCAGGTGGCTGAGGCGGTGGTGGAGGCAGCGGTGGCAACCCAGAGCCGGGCAGCCGGCGACCCCCCGGAGACAGCAGAGGCAGGTGTGGAGTGCTGCCCACCGACCGCCTGTGTCGGAGTGGGCTGCTGCCCCGACAGGCAGGATGTGGCAGTCGGCCCCGATTCGGCTGCCAGGCGCGAAGACAAGGGCAGCCAGACCAGCGTGGGCAGCACTGTCCCGGTGGGCGAGGAGACAGAGCCCGGCGTGGGCGATACCCGTAGCAGCCCCTCGGCACAGGGTGCAGGAGCAGTGGGGGAGACATGCCAGGGCAGCCAAGCCCCTGGCACAGCCGTGCCAGAGATGATGCACAGCAGCCAGGACCCGTCCCTGGCGCAGGATGGCAGAGCTGCCCCAAGCCCTGCGGCCGGTGAGTCGGCGCCAGGGGTGATGCCAGGGTCTGGGTTGGGACGTTCCTGTGGGAAGGGAGAGCACGGCCCTGCAAGGCAGACGCCCAGGCAGCGCGGTGGGGAGGTTCCTGCTCGCTGGCCCCTGACGTCCATCTCTCTGCCCCCAGGAGCCCTGAAGTCCATCATGAAGAAGCGGGACGGTCCCCCACGGAGTGAGGCTGAGGGCAGCAAGAAGAGCCTGCAGTTTGTGGGCGTGCTGAACGGGGAGTACGTGCCGAGGGGCTCCTGCCACCCCCcctgggccagccccagcccccagcatccccgtcctgggctgggggcagtggCAATGGGGGGCCTGGAGGGGACCAGCTGGGTGCCATGTTGCCACTGAGCATCCTCCCTCCGTGCAGGTATGAGAGCACAtccagtgaggaggaggaggaggaggaggaagaaggagacAGCTCCTCTGAGAAGGCTTCGGCTGACAGCTCCGACAGCGAGGAGCAGGGGGACACTGAAACCTCGGACGAGGAGGCCGGGGAAGGCGAGTGCGAGCCAGGACGGGAGCGCGAGGGGGCCGGTGTGACCCTTCCAGAGCCCCCCGAGGTGAAGGAGAAGTAAGTGCCAATGGGGAAGGCTCCcttgccctgtgctgctgggagccaCGGGCTGGCACCAGCCCTGCCAACTCAGGGCATCTGCCCCAGTTTCGGTGCAGCCAATGGAAAAACACATTCAGCTCCTGCAGAAACCATTCGGGCAGAAAAAAGTCCTTCCAGCTTCTTGGGTCTGCTAAGGAAAGGATGAGACCGAGGCCGCAGATGCCTCTGCTGGAGAAGACAGTTTggaggggggggacacgacacaCCCAACAGCCTTTAATGgcatttttcaagaaaaggaaaaaaattgaccTAAAAACGGGTAAATTGTGCCCAAGCACGTCTGTGTAAGGCTTGGTTCAGTGGGGATTTGCAAAGGCTGAAGCTGCAGGGTGCAGCCACCAAGCCGGACATTGCACCATGGGGAGCTCGGGGAGGCTCACAGGCATGGGGGAGCAAAACCTCTGcgggggggctcggggtgcCCCTTGCCAGCGTGGTTTTGGTGGGGTCCTGCACCGCAAACACCCTCGTGCTCTCCTCAGGTTCGAGCTGAGCCCCAGGATGCGGGAGGCCTGCCTCATCGTCAAGACCCACCTGGGCCACCCCAGTGCCACCAAGAGCAAAGAGGTGGTGAGTGGGGTGCTGCGGGTGGGACAGCCCGCCCAGCCCCTGCCGGAGTCCCCCCTGGGCTGGCCCTCCCCAGAGATGGGCCAGCAAGGCCCAGCTCAGCAccttcccccaaaacacagccctttGCTCCAGGCTTTGTCCCAGATACCCCAAAGCCCATGTGGACTCAGCTCAGGCCATCCCGGCGCGATTTGGGGGTTTCAGGGTCTTGCCTTGCCCCAGTCCCCTCTGGAGtgcgatccctgctccccactggGGCCAGCGGtggggggtgggtgcagggtgggtgctggggtggggcaggggtgtGGGGCCTTGCAGAGTCTCGGGGGAGCCATGGCCCCCAGCTCAGCGCCGCTCGCCGCCCGCAGCtcgccagcagcagcctggtcCTGCAGGAGTGGTTCCGTCTGTCCAGCCAGAAGTCGTCCATCCCTGACACGGTTGCCAACCACCTCCTGGCCTTCGCTGAGGTCTCTCCGGCTCTCCTGGCCCACGTGGTGAACCTGGCAGATGGGAACGGCAACACAGCCCTGCACTACAGCGTCTCCCACTCCAACTTCCGCATcgtgcagctgctgctggacacGGGTcagtgccccccacccccagaaaCACCGCAGCCCCACTCTGTACCCCGGGTCACACCCTGGCCCTGACAGGTATGGGAGGAAGGCGCTGGCAGCGGAGGGACGGGGAGAGCTGCCCTGCGCTGTGTCTGTGCACGGGGGTTTGGGCAGCCACCCCAGCGCTTTGGGAGCCCAGATTTGATGGGGGGAGGCCCATCAGCAGGTCTGCAtccatggggatgtgggatgGCTCACAGCACCCTGGGCAGGGTGGGAGCCAGGCATGTGGCTCCGTCTGTGCCTCCCACCAGCCCCGCAGTACCCTGAGCCCCCCCGCTCTGCCCATCCCTGCAGGGGTCTGTAATGTGGACCACCAGAACAAAGCCGGCTACACAGCTCTCATGCTGGCAGCGCTGGCGGCCGTCGAGCAGGAAGATGACATGAACGTGGTCAGGAGGCTCTTCAGCATGGGCAACGTCAACGCCAAGGCCAGCCAGGTTGGTGTGGGCCACCACGGCCTGaacctctccccccacccccaagcaGCTGCCAGGGCCACACTTGGCTCCTCCAAGGGCAGGACTGTGGCTCCAAAACCGGGAGGGCATCACATTAGGAACCCCTTCTGCCTGGCATCAGGACTCTCAGGTTCCACCCACACCTCATCTCCAGCCAGGGAGATGCTCAGAGGCCATGTGGGCACTGGGGATGGCAGTGGTCCCTCCCCAGGGCAGTGGTCAGAGCGGGTGGCACAGCTGGccaggagcagcctggcagcatCCCTTGCCTCGCAGGCTGGCCAGACGGCGCTGATGCTGGCCGTCAGCCACGGCCGGCAGGAGATGGTGGAAGCCCTGCTCACCTGCGGAGCCGACGTGAACCTGCAGGATGAGGAGGGCTCGACTGCGCTGATGTGCGCCTGCGAGCATGGCCGCGTGGAGACGgtgaagctgctgctggctcagccCACCTGCAACATCTCCATCGTGGACAGCGTAAGCCTCTGCCGCTGGGGCCTGGGCACGCTCACCCACCCTGCGTCCCGTCCCCAGAcctcttcccagctgctctctcccttTCTAGGATGGTAACAACGCCGTCGCCATCGCGCTGGAGGCAGGCCACAGCAACATCGCCGTGCTCCTCTACGCCCACCTCAACGGCACAAAGACGCAG from Pelecanus crispus isolate bPelCri1 chromosome 20, bPelCri1.pri, whole genome shotgun sequence encodes the following:
- the KANK3 gene encoding KN motif and ankyrin repeat domain-containing protein 3 isoform X2, with amino-acid sequence MAQPAPLNQNLPDLGGPFLYRDQDNGEKSSYSVETPYGFLLDLDFLKYVDDIESGQTLKKVPLPRRAKGARQPPGALRSPSSHASAWTSTESLASTASEEGRTVLLLSPHGRASLEPPSKPMSHPVSPPPPVRLLPPPTRKCLTRNPRVEKTLLETSRRLEQEQGHLQDVGGLSHGGPLGALRQPPPWVPVGAEGQAAWGRASPGSSGRSTPAAGLGAAPLQHVREQMATALRQLRDLEEQVKTIPLLEMQICELKREKAKLMEKLSVEPGEAFGHPPGSEAVAVGEELPQAGLESEAEPAKGRASKIAELRKLTEKLAVPERGSRAWPSRSPRAAERPCRSVAVGEDRAMTDAVFYYRSQQEGSDTPDGGAKERRDAAVWVLESSLGLASEAERELELLQQTVGHQKEVIALMEGHLREATRELEELRLEVCARRPSGGVDKEVTAKPQVAEAVVEAAVATQSRAAGDPPETAEAGVECCPPTACVGVGCCPDRQDVAVGPDSAARREDKGSQTSVGSTVPVGEETEPGVGDTRSSPSAQGAGAVGETCQGSQAPGTAVPEMMHSSQDPSLAQDGRAAPSPAAGALKSIMKKRDGPPRSEAEGSKKSLQFVGVLNGEYESTSSEEEEEEEEEGDSSSEKASADSSDSEEQGDTETSDEEAGEGECEPGREREGAGVTLPEPPEVKEKFELSPRMREACLIVKTHLGHPSATKSKEVLASSSLVLQEWFRLSSQKSSIPDTVANHLLAFAEVSPALLAHVVNLADGNGNTALHYSVSHSNFRIVQLLLDTGVCNVDHQNKAGYTALMLAALAAVEQEDDMNVVRRLFSMGNVNAKASQAGQTALMLAVSHGRQEMVEALLTCGADVNLQDEEGSTALMCACEHGRVETVKLLLAQPTCNISIVDSDGNNAVAIALEAGHSNIAVLLYAHLNGTKTQLPQGTSQPTTKSPGSPKKPN
- the KANK3 gene encoding KN motif and ankyrin repeat domain-containing protein 3 isoform X1 encodes the protein MAQPAPLNQNLPDLGGPFLYRDQDNGEKSSYSVETPYGFLLDLDFLKYVDDIESGQTLKKVPLPRRAKGARQPPGALRSPSSHASAWTSTESLASTASEEGRTVLLLSPHGRASLEPPSKPMSHPVSPPPPVRLLPPPTRKCLTRNPRVEKTLLETSRRLEQEQGHLQDVGGLSHGGPLGALRQPPPWVPVGAEGQAAWGRASPGSSGRSTPAAGLGAAPLQHVREQMATALRQLRDLEEQVKTIPLLEMQICELKREKAKLMEKLSVEPGEAFGHPPGSEAVAVGEELPQAGLESEAEPAKGRASKIAELRKLTEKLAVPERGSRAWPSRSPRAAERPCRSVAVGEDRAMTDAVFYYRSQQEGSDTPDGGAKERRDAAVWVLESSLGLASEAERELELLQQTVGHQKEVIALMEGHLREATRELEELRLEVCARRPSGGVDKEVTAKPQVAEAVVEAAVATQSRAAGDPPETAEAGVECCPPTACVGVGCCPDRQDVAVGPDSAARREDKGSQTSVGSTVPVGEETEPGVGDTRSSPSAQGAGAVGETCQGSQAPGTAVPEMMHSSQDPSLAQDGRAAPSPAAGESAPGVMPGSGLGRSCGKGEHGPARQTPRQRGGEVPARWPLTSISLPPGALKSIMKKRDGPPRSEAEGSKKSLQFVGVLNGEYESTSSEEEEEEEEEGDSSSEKASADSSDSEEQGDTETSDEEAGEGECEPGREREGAGVTLPEPPEVKEKFELSPRMREACLIVKTHLGHPSATKSKEVLASSSLVLQEWFRLSSQKSSIPDTVANHLLAFAEVSPALLAHVVNLADGNGNTALHYSVSHSNFRIVQLLLDTGVCNVDHQNKAGYTALMLAALAAVEQEDDMNVVRRLFSMGNVNAKASQAGQTALMLAVSHGRQEMVEALLTCGADVNLQDEEGSTALMCACEHGRVETVKLLLAQPTCNISIVDSDGNNAVAIALEAGHSNIAVLLYAHLNGTKTQLPQGTSQPTTKSPGSPKKPN